The following proteins come from a genomic window of Anopheles ziemanni chromosome 3, idAnoZiCoDA_A2_x.2, whole genome shotgun sequence:
- the LOC131289812 gene encoding bestrophin-4-like, with protein sequence MTVTYTAEVATCRGFGCFLKLLVRWRGSIYKLVWLDLSCFLLLYYTLNLTYRFALSQEQMQIFEEIVKYCATYSNLIPLSFVLGFYVTIVMTRWWNQYTSIPWPDPIAVFVSANIHGQDERGRVMRRTIMRYVCLCLTMVLTNISPRVKKRFPTIEHLVEAGLLNDNEHKIMSHLNQKFPRHSKHWLPIVWAASIVTRARKEGRCRDDFASKTIIDELNKFRGQCGLLISYDTISVPLVYTQVVTLAVYSYFLTSVMGQQWVHTKELGEGVVNKIDQYFPIFTTLQFFFYMGWLKVAESLINPFGEDDDDFEVNWMVDRNLQVSYLIVDEMHHEHPELLKDQYWDEISPIELPHTVASAEIREEPPQPSTADIVVKKREAEVIPVVPTAIRIDEMVGNKNQAVEYNFPDKSNDDEMDDNVSGIHFNATDKPMYRGGSSAASLGSVVGTMSRVNTVTSALKRFFSKDESSRPNSATPDAGSVPFKFPGSASSTNLMGRVPDRAMGSMRITDQVIEEVDEQLTITSMQGNNESRPTAASLFENGPPKPSDPVDVPQSAYNRTQSSVAHGFPSQLTPPGPDNMMSASAPETGRFEHNFVPLSPTDPDVVPNVGSSTGINSMVDETDRVTTTYESEETEKEQMERKTRLLARSISKQATLGIINTDMLLEELTRSTGDLDSERKPPHSTPDGATSDTNSNVDTTL encoded by the exons ATGACTGTGACCTACACGGCGGAGGTGGCCACCTGTCGGGGGTTCGGCTGCTTTCTCAAGCTGCTTGTCCG aTGGCGTGGAAGTATCTACAAACTAGTATGGCTCGATTTAAGTTGCTTTCTGTTGCTGTACTATACACTAAATTTAACCTATCGCTTCGCCTTGTCCCAGGAACAAATGCA GATTTTTGAAGAAATCGTCAAATACTGTGCCACTTACAGCAACTTGATTCCGCTCTCGTTCGTGCTTGGTTTCTACGTCACTATTGTCATGACCCGCTGGTGGAACCAGTACACCAGCATACCTTGGCCGGACCCGATAGCCGTTTTCGTCAGTGCCAACATTCACGGCCAG GATGAACGTGGCCGTGTGATGCGTCGTACGATTATGCGTTATGTTTGCCTCTGCCTTACGATGGTGCTGACGAACATTTCTCCGCGAGTGAAGAAGCGCTTCCCGACGATCGAGCATCTCGTGGAGGCGGGTCTGCTAAACGACAACGAACATAAAATCATGTCCCACCTGAATCAGAAGTTTCCGCGCCACTCGAAACACTGGCTTCCGATCGTTTGGGCGGCCAGTATTGTCACACGAGCCCGCAAGGAGGGCCGCTGTCGAGACGATTTCGCATCGAAAACGATCATCGATGAGCTAAACAAATTTCGCGGTCAATGCGGGCTGCTCATCTCGTACGACACTATCAGTGTACCCCTCGTGTACACACAGGTCGTAACGTTGGCCGTGTACAGCTACTTCCTTACCTCTGTCATGGGCCAACAGTGGGTTCACACCAAGGAACTGGGTGAGGGCGTCGTGAACAAAATCGACCAATACTTCCCAATCTTCACCACGCTGCAGTTCTTCTTCTACATGGGCTGGCTGAAGGTGGCCGAATCTCTGATCAACCCGTTCGGAGAGGACGATGACGACTTCGAGGTGAATTGGATGGTGGACCGGAACCTACAGGTGTCTTACCTGATCGTTGACGAGATGCATCACGAGCATCCGGAGCTGCTGAAAGATCAGTATTGGGACGAGATCTCCCCGATCGAGCTGCCGCACACGGTTGCGTCGGCCGAAATACGTGAGGAACCCCCGCAACCCTCGACGGCCGACATCGTGGTGAAAAAGCGGGAGGCGGAGGTCATACCAGTCGTGCCGACCGCAATCCGCATCGACGAAATGGTCGGTAACAAGAACCAAGCGGTTGAGTATAACTTCCCCGACAAATCCAACGACGATGAG ATGGATGACAATGTTAGTGGCATTCATTTTAATGCAACTGATAAGCCTATGTATCGCGGTGGAAGCTCTGCGGCAAGTTTGGGCAGCGTAGTAGGTACGATGTCTCGGGTGAACACGGTCACGTCGGCTTTGAAGCGATTTTTCAGCAAGGACGAGTCGAGTCGCCCCAACAGTGCAACACCAGATGCAGGATCCGTACCGTTTAAATTCCCTGGTTCAGCCAGTTCTACTAACCTCATGGGAAGGGTGCCGGATCGAGCGATGGGTAGTATGCGCATCACAGACCAGGTGATCGAGGAGGTGGACGAGCAGCTAACCATCACGTCGATGCAGGGTAACAACGAATCTCGGCCAACTGCGGCCAGTCTTTTTGAAAATGGTCCACCGAAACCAAGTGATCCAGTCGATGTGCCACAGTCGGCGTACAATCGCACACAGTCCTCGGTGGCCCATGGATTTCCCTCCCAGTTGACGCCCCCCGGCCCGGATAACATGATGTCTGCGTCGGCACCGGAGACGGGACGGTTCGAGCACAATTTTGTGCCCCTCAGTCCCACCGATCCTGATGTGGTTCCAAATGTAGGCTCCTCGACGGGCATTAACAGTATGGTCGATGAAACGGATCGCGTTACCACAACGTACGAAAGCGAGGAGACCGAAAAGGAGCAAATGGAGCGCAAGACACGTTTGCTGGCACGTTCGATCAGTAAACAGGCTACTTTGGGTATAATCAATACCGACATGCTGCTCGAGGAGCTTACTAGGAGCACGGGTGATCTCGATTCGGAACGGAAACCTCCGCATAGCACACCCGATGGAGCGACGTCCGATACGAACAGTAACGTCGATACAACCTTATGA